One Brachybacterium kimchii genomic window carries:
- the pheT gene encoding phenylalanine--tRNA ligase subunit beta, with amino-acid sequence MPRIPLTWLAQHVNLPEGTSALQVATDLSRVGLEEEAIFGAQVTGPLVVGRVLDLVKEPQKNGKTINWCRVDVGPEHNEAQDDPKDPQPGEERPSRGIICGAHNFVEGDLVVVSLPGTVLPGPFEIAARKTYGHVSDGMICSGDELGLGPDPDGEDGIIVLGRGHARGLTGEPGDDAIALLGLGEEVVEINVTPDRGYAFSMRGVAREYAHATGEAFTDPALEVEVPAADGPGVEVRLADETPIDGRPGCTRFVAQEVTGIDPTAHAPRWMQQRLVLAGMRPISLIVDVTNYVMLDLGQPLHAYDAAELVAPVTVRRAHAGEELATLDDKPRALDPEDLVIADAGAGDRAIGIAGVMGGASTEVSAATTDVVLEAASFDPVSVARSARRHRLPSEASKRFERGVDPQLPAIAVTRAAQLLAEHGGGTVSAARTDVGAESAQRPAPIVLEVGAPTRLVGVEYTSAQVREALEKIGCTVEDGPVGDGSAEGAADGGPSFLVTPPSWRPDLRIREDLIEEIARLLGYEQIPSVLPQAPGGAGLTRAQKSRRFAARALAEVGLAEALSFPFVPESVFDELGYGADDPRRDAVRLLNPLADDEPLLRTELLQTLLPVARRNLGRGQESLALFEVDAVSRAGSGPIAPLPAAQRPTDAQLEAVRDAMPVQARHLAAILGGASGSDSWWGSGRPWDWADAIDLAHRAAAAVGARLEVRGREHAPFHPGRCAELRTDDGAVVGYAGELHPKVVKAFDLPARTCALELDLEQVIAAAPAVVAAEPVSTYPLAKEDFAFVVEDSVPASAVEAAIIAGIGDVLESVHLFDVYTGDQVGEGRKSLAFAVRLRSQEGTLSAKEIGAARERCVQAVASAVGGVLRA; translated from the coding sequence ATGCCCCGCATTCCGCTCACCTGGCTCGCCCAGCACGTGAACCTCCCCGAGGGCACGAGCGCCCTGCAGGTCGCGACCGACCTCTCGCGCGTCGGCCTCGAGGAGGAGGCGATCTTCGGCGCCCAGGTCACCGGCCCGCTCGTCGTCGGCCGCGTCCTGGACCTGGTCAAGGAGCCCCAGAAGAACGGCAAGACCATCAACTGGTGCCGTGTCGACGTCGGCCCCGAGCACAACGAGGCGCAGGACGACCCGAAGGATCCGCAGCCCGGGGAGGAGCGCCCGAGCCGCGGCATCATCTGCGGCGCCCACAACTTCGTCGAGGGCGACCTGGTGGTCGTCTCCCTGCCGGGCACCGTGCTGCCCGGGCCGTTCGAGATCGCCGCCCGCAAGACCTACGGCCACGTCTCCGACGGCATGATCTGCTCGGGCGACGAGCTGGGCCTCGGCCCGGATCCCGACGGCGAGGACGGCATCATCGTGCTGGGCCGCGGCCACGCCCGCGGCCTCACCGGCGAGCCCGGGGACGACGCGATCGCACTGCTTGGCCTCGGCGAGGAGGTCGTCGAGATCAACGTGACGCCCGACCGCGGCTATGCCTTCTCGATGCGCGGCGTCGCCCGCGAGTACGCCCACGCCACCGGCGAGGCCTTCACCGATCCCGCCCTCGAGGTCGAGGTCCCCGCAGCCGACGGGCCCGGCGTCGAGGTGCGCCTGGCCGACGAGACCCCGATCGACGGCCGTCCCGGCTGCACCCGCTTCGTCGCGCAGGAGGTCACGGGCATCGACCCGACGGCGCACGCGCCGCGCTGGATGCAGCAGCGCCTGGTGCTCGCGGGCATGCGCCCGATCTCGCTCATCGTGGACGTCACGAACTACGTGATGCTCGATCTCGGCCAGCCCCTGCACGCCTACGACGCGGCCGAGCTCGTCGCACCCGTCACGGTGCGCCGCGCGCACGCGGGGGAGGAGCTCGCGACCCTGGACGACAAGCCCCGCGCGCTGGATCCCGAGGACCTCGTGATCGCCGATGCGGGCGCGGGCGACCGCGCGATCGGCATCGCGGGCGTCATGGGCGGGGCCTCGACCGAGGTCTCGGCCGCGACCACGGACGTCGTCCTCGAGGCCGCGAGCTTCGACCCGGTCTCGGTGGCACGCTCCGCGCGCCGCCACCGCCTGCCCAGCGAGGCATCCAAGCGCTTCGAGCGCGGCGTGGATCCGCAGCTGCCCGCGATCGCCGTCACCCGGGCCGCGCAGCTGCTCGCCGAGCACGGCGGCGGGACGGTCTCCGCCGCTCGCACCGACGTCGGCGCGGAGTCCGCGCAGCGGCCGGCCCCGATCGTCCTCGAGGTCGGCGCGCCCACGCGGCTCGTGGGCGTCGAGTACACGAGCGCGCAGGTCCGCGAGGCGCTCGAGAAGATCGGCTGCACGGTCGAGGACGGCCCGGTGGGCGACGGCTCCGCCGAGGGGGCGGCGGACGGCGGGCCGAGCTTCCTCGTCACCCCGCCCAGCTGGCGCCCCGACCTCAGGATCCGCGAGGACCTCATCGAGGAGATCGCGCGTCTGCTCGGGTACGAGCAGATCCCCTCGGTGCTGCCTCAGGCGCCCGGCGGAGCAGGCCTCACCCGCGCGCAGAAGAGCCGCCGCTTCGCGGCCCGTGCGCTCGCCGAGGTCGGTCTCGCCGAGGCCCTCTCCTTCCCGTTCGTGCCGGAGAGCGTGTTCGACGAGCTCGGCTACGGGGCCGATGACCCGCGCCGCGACGCGGTGCGTCTGCTGAACCCCCTGGCCGACGACGAGCCGCTGCTGCGCACCGAGCTGCTGCAGACCCTGCTTCCCGTGGCACGGCGGAACCTGGGGCGCGGCCAGGAGTCGCTCGCCCTCTTCGAGGTCGACGCCGTCTCCCGGGCGGGATCGGGCCCGATCGCGCCGCTGCCGGCCGCGCAGCGCCCGACGGACGCGCAGCTCGAGGCCGTGCGGGACGCCATGCCCGTGCAGGCGCGCCACCTCGCCGCGATCCTCGGCGGGGCGAGCGGGTCGGACTCGTGGTGGGGGAGCGGCAGGCCCTGGGACTGGGCCGATGCGATCGACCTCGCCCACCGTGCGGCCGCGGCCGTCGGCGCCCGGCTCGAGGTGCGCGGCCGCGAGCACGCGCCCTTCCATCCGGGCCGCTGCGCCGAGCTGCGCACGGACGACGGCGCCGTGGTCGGGTACGCGGGCGAGCTGCACCCGAAGGTCGTGAAGGCCTTCGACCTGCCCGCGCGCACCTGCGCGCTCGAGCTCGACCTCGAGCAGGTCATCGCGGCGGCCCCCGCGGTGGTGGCCGCGGAGCCGGTCTCGACCTACCCGCTCGCGAAGGAGGACTTCGCGTTCGTCGTCGAGGACTCCGTTCCCGCGAGCGCCGTGGAGGCCGCGATCATCGCCGGCATCGGCGACGTCCTCGAGAGCGTGCACCTCTTCGACGTGTACACGGGCGACCAGGTCGGCGAGGGCAGGAAGTCGCTCGCCTTCGCGGTGCGCCTGCGCTCTCAGGAGGGCACGCTGTCGGCCAAGGAGATCGGTGCGGCGCGCGAGCGCTGCGTCCAGGCGGTCGCGAGCGCCGTGGGCGGCGTGCTCAGGGCGTGA
- the argC gene encoding N-acetyl-gamma-glutamyl-phosphate reductase, translating to MTPSGLPDAPAPHPSHAPARLRAAVVGASGYAGGETLRILADHPRIDVTTVTAHSSVGKHLSEVAPHVHLDEDLELVDTTVENLSGHDAVVLALPHGQSGQIAARLRASDPEVLVVDLGADHRLESAQDWADYYAGEHSGTWTYGMPELPLVAGGSADGASRQRDLLRTAREIAVPGCNATAVTFALAPLVRAGLVDHRALSAVLPVGYSGAGRSPKQHLLFAEAAGGAAAYGVGGTHRHIPEILQNLRRASGTADARLTFTPVLVPMTRGILAVVTAPAGDGVTEQALLDALGADFADEPFVHVLPGGAVPSTQQVVGANTVRIGATVDRRSGQVTVISAIDNLVKGTAGAAVQSMNIALDLPETLGLPRTALAP from the coding sequence ATGACGCCCTCCGGACTCCCCGACGCGCCCGCACCGCACCCCTCGCACGCCCCTGCGCGCCTGCGCGCTGCGGTCGTCGGCGCCTCCGGATACGCGGGCGGCGAGACCCTGCGGATCCTCGCCGACCATCCGCGGATCGACGTCACCACCGTGACCGCGCACTCGAGCGTCGGCAAGCACCTCAGCGAGGTCGCGCCCCATGTGCATCTGGACGAGGATCTCGAGCTCGTCGACACCACCGTCGAGAACCTCTCGGGTCACGACGCGGTCGTGCTGGCCCTGCCGCACGGCCAGTCGGGGCAGATCGCCGCCCGGCTGCGCGCGAGCGATCCCGAGGTGCTCGTCGTCGATCTCGGCGCGGACCACCGGCTCGAGAGCGCCCAGGACTGGGCCGACTACTACGCGGGCGAGCACTCGGGGACCTGGACCTACGGCATGCCCGAGCTGCCCCTGGTCGCCGGGGGATCGGCCGACGGCGCCTCCCGCCAGCGCGACCTGCTGCGCACCGCCCGCGAGATCGCCGTCCCCGGCTGCAACGCGACCGCGGTGACCTTCGCCCTCGCGCCGCTCGTGCGCGCGGGCCTCGTCGACCATCGCGCGCTGAGCGCCGTCCTCCCGGTCGGCTACTCGGGTGCGGGCCGCAGCCCCAAGCAGCACCTGCTGTTCGCGGAGGCCGCGGGCGGCGCCGCGGCCTACGGCGTCGGCGGCACGCACCGGCACATCCCCGAGATCCTCCAGAACCTGCGCCGCGCCTCCGGCACCGCCGACGCGCGCCTCACCTTCACCCCGGTGCTCGTGCCCATGACGCGCGGCATCTTGGCCGTCGTGACCGCGCCCGCGGGCGACGGCGTCACCGAGCAGGCGCTCCTGGACGCTCTCGGCGCGGACTTCGCGGACGAGCCGTTCGTGCACGTCCTCCCCGGCGGGGCCGTCCCCAGCACCCAGCAGGTGGTCGGGGCGAACACCGTGCGCATCGGCGCGACCGTGGACCGACGAAGCGGGCAGGTCACGGTGATCTCCGCGATCGACAACCTCGTCAAGGGCACCGCCGGCGCCGCCGTGCAGTCCATGAACATCGCCCTCGACCTCCCGGAGACCCTGGGCCTGCCGCGCACCGCCCTCGCGCCCTGA